CAATGAAGAGCCTCTCGAAGACCTTCCGGAATTTCGGCCCGAGGAGTGCCGGAAAGTACTCCGGCGCGGATATCTTCATGAGCCTCACGAAGTGCTCGGCCTCGGTTTTCTTCCCTTCTAGTCATAGATAATTTTTATGAGTGATTTTCATATAATCGTTTTGGGAGCGGTGCACCTATGGCGACCGAAATGAAGGTGCTTAAAAGGCTCATTTCAACGCTATCCCTGGGCTACATCCTCTTCTTCTACTCGGAGACGATGTTCTGGGCGAGGTGGAGGCCGGGAGTACCTTCTCGGGACTCGTCATGACGTGGCTTGTCTATTCGGCTCTGGCCTTCTTCGTGCTCCTCATGGGAACTGATTCAGGGTGGGAGGCGTTTACTCGGTTTTCCTCGTTGGGGCGGTCTTCGGCTGGTCGTTGATAACCCCATCAGGTTAGCGAGTTTTGGGTTCTCTTTTACTCAACTTGTTTTCGTCAAGTGGAATCGCTTTGAGGTGGTTGAAGTCTTTTTTCATTTCTTTGTTGTAAATTACTATTAAGGAGAAAAACTTTTGAGGACTTGGATTTTATGTCCATTGAAAACTCCTGGAGGTGAACCTCTTGAAGTGGCGTCCGTTGATGGCAGTCCTTATTGGACTGCTCCTGCTTGGAGTGACGACTGGAAGTGCGATGGCAATGCAATTTCAAATGACAACTCGGTCCCAATAACTCCCCAGAACTTCGGGGATAAAGATCAGCTGAGCATATACTTCTCAAAATACGATTCGTACGTCTACGGTGGCAGAATCTGGTTGGCATTCGTCTGGAGCTGGAGGGGATATACAGAAGCGGGTGATGGTACCAAAGATCCAATAAGGATCTTGATACCTTGGATAATTGAGTATAAGGATGGTACAACTGAGCGCATATTTAAAAGTGATCCTTGGGTTTACGTGAAAGTCAACGAGTTTTACTACAACCCAAAGACAGACGTTGGAATAAAACGCGCAGAATGGCTGGAGAAGTGGGTAGACTTTAGATTCCCTGACGGTCACGTAGAAAAAGTTAAGATTCACTACAAAGTCATTAGGGTTGATGTAGATGACGACATTGGATACGGAATAGTCTACGTGGGAGTACAGCCCAATGGCAAGTGGCTTGATCAGAGTTTTAATATGCCAATAATCTATCTCCACACTTGGAACCAATGGGGGTTAATATCCGCGGGATTAACAATAACTTTCAATATAATCTTCCCACAGCCCAGTGGAAGAGCTGGGGCAGTTGCTGTGGGATTGTTAAGCTTGGCAGCTAGTGAACTTTTCAAGGACTTCCTTGAAAGTCGTGGATGGGGTATCGGCTCGTGGAGAGAACCTAAAACCGCCAATCCCGTAGTAAAGCTCTCTTACAGTGCATATCCTTATAAACACTACTATCCACCGTTTCCACCGTGTAAGAACGGAGTCTGTCCGACCTCATGGGGTGGTAATAATGAGGCTTTACGGAACTGAAATCCCCACTATTTTATTTTTACGCTGGTGGATTGCCGAGCTGGCCCTGGCACTACTTGGTGGGTACTTTGGAAGTGATGGGTTTTATCCTGAGGCCCTTCTTGTCACGGGTTTTTACTGGCTGGGCTTCCCGGCCCTGATGTGGCTCATGTGCTCCGCCTACAGGGATTCGGAGTACTGCTCGCTGGAAGACAGGCTGTGGTTCGTGTTCTCCGCCGTTGTTCCTGCCTCCAACATCTTCGTGTGGGTTTTCGGGTTTTATCCGTACTCCACCGCTGTAATCTCGCTCCTCTGGACGCTCCTGCTGTTCAAGGTTGGGCTGGCATTGGGGGCTAAAGAAACGCTCGGACTGAATCGGGGTGAATAAAAATTGCCGACCTCCTCAGGATCTTTAGGACCGGGCTTTCAAGAGAACATGTAAAACAACAAAATCACATAACGTCAGCATCTCAACCATCGGCCTCGGTCTGTTTCTGAAAGCGGTTTATAAGGGACTTAAAGGATCACCTTAATTTTGTTAATTTTTGTCCTCCTACATTTCCATCTTGTGAAGGACAAGCCTCTTATCTCCTCCAGTAGAGTAAGCACTGACAAAAGAAAAGGTGATTCAAGATGAAAGGTGAAATGAATGAAATGGAGAAAGGCGGAATGAAGAGCCACGAAAAGATGGAAGGCATGAAGGGAATGAATGGCAAAGGGAAAATGAAAGGAGGCTGTAAAGGCCACGGCAAGGGAATGAAGGGCATGGGAAAGGGCCACCACGGAATGCACGGAATGGAGGAACCCAAGAAGGAGTACGCCTATGTCAGAGAGGTTGAAACCGGTTTCGATGAGACTGTGGCGAAGGTCAAGGAGGAGCTGAAGAAGGAGGGCTTCGGGGTTCTCAGCGAGATAAGGGTTGACAGCCTCTTCAAGGAGAAGCTCAACCTTGACATGGAGCCCTATGTCATACTCGGTGCCTGCAACCCGAACTACTCGAGTCGGCTCATCGGAATAGACATCAACAGCGGTACCTTCCTGCCCTGCAATATCGTGGTGTACGTGAAGGAAGGGAAGACCTACGTGAGCCTGCTGCTCCCGACGGTCGCAATGAGCGTAACCGGGAACGACGAGCTGCTTGAGGTCGCGGCGAAGGTCGAGGATATACTGAAGGGCGTCGTTGACAGGGTTTGATTTTCCTTATGTATTTCTCCTCCTGTTTTCCAGTATTTGACAAAGTGGAAAATTTCACGACATCAAACTTTTCTCCAAAACGCCGAAAACATTATATACTCCCAGAGCCCAGCACACATTAGAGGAAAAGATGAGAGGTGAGTGCTGTGGCACACCTGTTCGTGGTCATGTATGAGAACGATGCCGAGAGGAAGCGCGTTGAGTACCTAATTGACAAGTGGTCAAATCGGGTCAGGGTATCAAAGGTTAAGGGAATTTCTTTCATAGTTGACTCACCCGACGTGTCTGAGTTCGCTGAAGAGTTGCTGTCGAAACTCGACCCGCCGACCGAAGGCAAGGTGAGGGTGTACAGCATAAAGCCCGAGGACATAGGGTCGAAGGTAACCCCTAGGAGGGTTGAGATAGAGCGGCTAACTAAAGAGGAACCCGCGGTCGTGGCCAAGCTCCTCAGGTACATCCTCTCGAAGTTCGGCGCCTACTACGTCTCCAGCGAGGGGAGCGTTTCGAAGTACATGGCCTACACGAAGAAGGGCAGGCTGGAGATAACGGTGTCAGTTGAAGAGGAAGGCGGAGAAACGGCCGTCAGGGTGCTCGTAGAGGGTTACGGCAGTGCGGTTGAAGACATGGCGAAGAAAATCGAGAGGGAGCTCTCACTGCTTCTGTGAGGTGGTACCATGGTGATCTTCAACGAGGGGAACCCCGACTGCGTGAGGAAGCTCCTCAGGCCGGCCGAGAGGGTTCTGCGGCAGGGTAGGGACGTTACCGTGGAGGATTTCGAGACCCGGAAGAGCCTGTGGGAGAGGATCCAGGACTCGTACTCGCGCTATCTCGAAGGCGAGTGCGGGGACTTCCTGAGGGATCTTGACAGCACGTTCAGGGCGAAGTTCGAGGCGGCACTGGCGGTGCTGGCCTGGAGCTTCTGGAAGAAGGGGGAAGGGTTTCCGCCCGCAGAAAAGCGCTTCTCGGAACGCGAGATAGGCCTGATAGACGAGATACTGAAGTACAACGTCTTTGAGATAACAACGATGGAGGACATACTTGGAAAGCTCTACCGCAGGGACGAGGAGACCCTCCAGCTCCTCAGGACCTACTACCTCGGCATGGACAGGTGGATAGAGGAGCAGCTCGAAGACCCCGAGATAAAGCTTCCCCTCCGCTACTACCTCAAGAGGACGTGGAAGAGTTACCGCGAGAAAATCGATGCCGCCATAAACGAGGCAAGCAAATACGGCTGGTTCAGGACTCTCATGGAGGAGTGGGAGCGCGAAAAGACGGAGGAAGTTGAGGCAGTTAGGGAGAGCTACGAAGCCAAAGTTGGGGAGCTGAAGAAGAGGATAGCCGAGATGGTGGAGTTCTTCGAGGAGGAGCGCAGAAAGCTTGAGGAGGAGCTGTCGGCATCGAGCATTGAGGAGATAGAGAGGCTCCGCAGGGAGAAGGAGGAGCTCATGGAAAGGCTTGAGCGCGAGAAGGAGGAGCTCGCCAGGAGGCTCATGGAGCTTAAG
This window of the Thermococcus thermotolerans genome carries:
- a CDS encoding DUF302 domain-containing protein, giving the protein MKGEMNEMEKGGMKSHEKMEGMKGMNGKGKMKGGCKGHGKGMKGMGKGHHGMHGMEEPKKEYAYVREVETGFDETVAKVKEELKKEGFGVLSEIRVDSLFKEKLNLDMEPYVILGACNPNYSSRLIGIDINSGTFLPCNIVVYVKEGKTYVSLLLPTVAMSVTGNDELLEVAAKVEDILKGVVDRV